From Candidatus Effluviviaceae Genus V sp., the proteins below share one genomic window:
- a CDS encoding radical SAM protein, producing MFTRLHISLHDELRRVGERFRDIVRGGRIGPGKRFDRGLRADNLVLALPFLLIEDAPFPGALEAARRMALANASGAAHFLLQDDELDGDAEPSPARATLSDLCLMVFSRTYTDLACEGPLLWQHIDRYLGEYEAALVWERTVLRSRTGRSVVGREQLETALRHLGRRLALLKSTCAAVTLSAGSLAELGLLEEALDRFHAGYQLADDMDDLEADLNAGRWTLPAWMLACALDRDAPGEIAPDEARALMATSGVEESVLGVIDGEYAAASGAALEAGFKAAAGFLERLRARASISGAWRSRRSSLSAALDNRPRTDGGTPGAGFHAFGVRGDTFLYDAASGLFLEVDPAAADMHAAGTSSPARETARFNYGGAADEAAEELERLTLCGGFSPTCVDAWPPDVGAAELAPITALSLHVTTGCNLRCGYCYLPTGRPVSAMSLETARRAVDLLMRESFGSDRVSLIFFGGEPLLERDLVLEVASYARRRGRDAGRSVALHMTTNGTLLTPDVAAGLNAAGVSVMVSLDGGASEHDGERRDAEGRGSFESIARNLRSLPNDMRVGARATVTPGSTPLPEIVREIVSLGCVSVHLAPASGLELTDAFAERLIDGFEELAAEERAAAARGGRLRVGNFAEALRMLDSAAPRLAPCGAGARYYSVEADGSIQVCHRFAGEEERSVGHVVSGVDRGAAREQLAALRSFSEACTSCWARHLCGGPCLHDVQASPGRTTGRTSPWCRVVRRVLELSMWIYAGIPDGRRREVLRTAHDDCRPERDHSAAGVSPSAERSARGNEAREEERGGGGCEDGQACERVGAVDAGHEEGHTGE from the coding sequence GTGTTCACGCGGCTTCATATCAGTCTTCACGATGAGCTCCGGCGCGTCGGTGAGCGCTTCCGGGACATCGTGCGTGGTGGGCGGATCGGTCCGGGCAAACGGTTCGACCGTGGTCTGAGAGCCGACAACCTCGTGCTCGCACTGCCGTTCCTGCTCATCGAGGACGCTCCCTTCCCGGGTGCGCTCGAGGCGGCACGACGGATGGCGCTCGCGAACGCCTCCGGCGCGGCGCACTTCCTTCTTCAGGACGACGAGCTCGACGGCGATGCCGAGCCGTCGCCGGCGCGCGCGACGCTCTCCGATCTCTGCCTCATGGTCTTCTCGCGGACCTACACCGATCTCGCGTGTGAGGGGCCACTTCTCTGGCAGCACATCGATCGATACCTCGGCGAATACGAGGCCGCACTCGTCTGGGAGCGGACCGTCCTCAGGTCCCGGACCGGGCGCAGTGTGGTAGGACGCGAGCAGCTCGAGACGGCGCTGCGCCATCTCGGACGGAGGCTCGCGCTGCTCAAGTCGACGTGCGCGGCCGTCACGCTCAGCGCGGGCTCGCTCGCAGAACTCGGTCTCCTGGAGGAGGCACTCGACCGCTTCCACGCCGGGTATCAGCTTGCCGACGACATGGATGACCTGGAGGCCGACCTCAACGCCGGGCGGTGGACGCTGCCGGCGTGGATGCTGGCCTGCGCCCTCGACAGGGACGCTCCGGGGGAGATCGCCCCGGACGAAGCGCGCGCCCTCATGGCGACGAGCGGCGTCGAGGAGAGCGTGCTCGGCGTCATTGACGGGGAGTACGCGGCCGCCTCGGGCGCCGCTCTCGAGGCCGGCTTCAAGGCCGCGGCCGGGTTCCTGGAGAGGCTCCGGGCGAGGGCATCCATCAGCGGGGCCTGGAGAAGCAGACGGTCCTCGCTCAGTGCCGCCCTCGACAACCGTCCGAGAACAGACGGAGGAACACCGGGTGCGGGGTTTCACGCGTTCGGCGTTCGCGGCGACACCTTCCTCTACGATGCAGCCTCCGGTCTCTTCCTCGAGGTCGACCCCGCGGCGGCCGACATGCACGCGGCCGGGACTTCCTCGCCGGCCCGCGAAACGGCGCGGTTCAACTACGGCGGAGCGGCCGACGAGGCCGCGGAGGAGCTGGAGCGTCTCACGCTGTGCGGCGGCTTCAGTCCCACCTGCGTCGATGCATGGCCCCCGGACGTCGGCGCCGCCGAGCTGGCTCCGATCACGGCCCTCTCGCTGCACGTGACGACCGGCTGCAACCTCCGCTGCGGCTACTGCTATCTACCGACCGGGCGCCCGGTCTCCGCAATGAGCCTCGAGACGGCGCGCCGAGCGGTCGATCTCCTGATGAGAGAGTCGTTCGGAAGCGACCGTGTGTCTTTGATCTTCTTCGGCGGCGAGCCGCTGCTCGAAAGGGACCTCGTGCTGGAGGTGGCGTCGTACGCGCGCCGGCGTGGTCGCGACGCGGGCCGCAGCGTCGCCCTTCACATGACGACGAACGGAACGCTGCTGACGCCCGATGTGGCCGCGGGCCTCAACGCGGCCGGTGTGTCCGTCATGGTCAGTCTCGACGGGGGCGCATCGGAGCACGACGGCGAGCGGCGCGACGCCGAGGGCCGGGGCTCGTTCGAGAGCATCGCGCGGAACCTCCGTTCGCTTCCCAACGACATGCGGGTGGGCGCCCGGGCCACGGTCACGCCCGGTTCAACTCCGCTTCCCGAGATCGTCCGTGAGATTGTGAGCCTCGGCTGCGTCTCCGTCCATCTCGCGCCGGCCAGCGGTCTCGAGCTGACCGACGCCTTCGCCGAGCGGCTGATCGACGGGTTCGAGGAGCTGGCGGCAGAGGAACGGGCGGCCGCGGCCCGCGGCGGGAGACTGCGGGTCGGCAACTTCGCGGAGGCGCTCAGGATGCTCGACAGCGCGGCGCCCCGTCTCGCTCCGTGCGGTGCCGGGGCCCGGTACTACTCGGTCGAGGCGGACGGGAGCATTCAGGTGTGTCACCGCTTCGCGGGTGAGGAGGAACGATCGGTCGGGCACGTCGTTTCGGGCGTCGACCGCGGCGCGGCGCGTGAGCAGCTCGCGGCCTTGAGGTCGTTCAGCGAGGCGTGTACGTCCTGCTGGGCGAGGCACCTCTGCGGGGGTCCGTGTCTCCACGACGTGCAGGCGTCGCCTGGGAGAACCACGGGGCGGACGTCCCCGTGGTGCCGAGTCGTCAGGAGGGTGCTGGAGCTCTCGATGTGGATCTACGCGGGGATCCCCGACGGGAGACGCAGGGAGGTCCTTCGGACCGCGCACGACGATTGCCGGCCGGAACGGGACCACTCGGCAGCCGGCGTGTCGCCCTCGGCCGAGAGGAGCGCACGCGGAAACGAGGCCCGGGAAGAGGAGAGGGGAGGTGGTGGATGTGAAGACGGTCAGGCTTGTGAACGGGTCGGGGCGGTTGACGCCGGTCATGAGGAAGGACACACAGGAGAGTGA